In a single window of the Anaerotruncus rubiinfantis genome:
- a CDS encoding DeoR/GlpR family DNA-binding transcription regulator has translation MIAAQRRNIIREQILENGSAKAEDLAKQFGVSEETIRRDFAKLEKEGFIEKNYGGAIATQELQRMMKNISPVQQRKFSNLKEKTCIGAAAAKLVTAGMRIFLDAGSTTWSIIRFLEKVEGLTIITNSLDIARECAERDNWTVIVLGGQILPKSMSMIGPTVEAQLDDLNVDIAFLGTTGLSVRGNCTSANQFEANIKKKIIAISNHAVLVADSSKLCVNELFTFARFSQFNVVIMDDGATPEIRRALGEAGADLIIAEKPYD, from the coding sequence ATGATAGCAGCGCAGCGCAGAAATATAATTCGGGAGCAGATTCTCGAGAATGGCAGTGCAAAAGCGGAGGATCTCGCAAAACAGTTCGGGGTTTCGGAAGAAACCATCCGCCGGGATTTTGCCAAGCTTGAAAAAGAGGGCTTTATCGAAAAAAATTACGGCGGCGCCATTGCGACCCAGGAGCTGCAGCGGATGATGAAAAATATTTCGCCGGTGCAGCAACGCAAATTTTCAAATCTCAAGGAGAAAACCTGCATCGGCGCCGCGGCTGCAAAGCTCGTCACTGCGGGTATGCGCATTTTCCTTGATGCGGGATCGACCACCTGGTCGATCATCCGCTTCCTTGAGAAGGTGGAAGGCCTGACGATTATCACAAACTCCCTGGACATTGCGCGGGAGTGCGCCGAACGGGACAATTGGACCGTCATTGTGCTCGGTGGGCAGATCCTTCCAAAGTCCATGAGCATGATCGGCCCCACGGTGGAAGCGCAGCTGGATGACCTTAATGTGGATATTGCGTTTCTCGGCACCACTGGCCTTTCTGTGCGCGGGAACTGCACCAGCGCCAATCAGTTTGAAGCAAATATCAAAAAGAAGATCATCGCGATCTCCAATCACGCGGTGCTGGTCGCTGACTCTTCAAAGCTCTGTGTGAACGAGCTTTTCACTTTTGCGCGTTTCTCCCAGTTTAACGTCGTAATTATGGACGACGGCGCAACCCCGGAAATCCGCAGGGCTCTGGGTGAAGCGGGCGCCGATCTGATCATTGCTGAAAAACCGTATGATTAA
- a CDS encoding ureidoglycolate lyase produces MKKISVTPLTRETFRPYGDFRSLDDLTGHLKGEPGDSEFYPDLLTLNLSGTTLPSVCLAKVKKRRMLIPALEYHKYTAEGLLPLDGDCIIFVGPSWKGFDHNRLKAFRIPQGTFVRLNPGTIHGTQFPAGDSQEVNVLILLPERTFDNDIYKEFLTSPEDAIEIAE; encoded by the coding sequence ATGAAAAAGATCTCAGTGACCCCCCTCACGCGGGAAACCTTCCGCCCTTACGGCGACTTTCGGAGCTTGGACGACCTCACGGGGCATCTCAAGGGCGAACCGGGCGATTCGGAATTTTATCCCGATCTGCTTACACTAAACCTTTCCGGAACCACCCTTCCCTCGGTATGTTTGGCAAAAGTAAAAAAACGCAGAATGCTGATCCCCGCGCTTGAATACCACAAATATACCGCGGAGGGCCTGTTGCCGCTCGACGGGGACTGCATCATTTTTGTCGGTCCCTCCTGGAAGGGGTTCGATCACAACCGCCTGAAGGCCTTCCGGATTCCCCAAGGCACCTTTGTGCGGCTGAATCCCGGGACCATCCATGGCACGCAGTTCCCCGCCGGCGATTCCCAAGAGGTAAATGTGCTGATCCTGCTCCCAGAGCGCACCTTTGACAATGATATCTATAAAGAATTCCTGACCAGCCCGGAGGATGCCATTGAGATCGCCGAATGA
- a CDS encoding L-fucose/L-arabinose isomerase family protein yields the protein MLERFQKRYHIRLGLAPTRRANFSETAFRLDRAQQHKQAIEEKLRRMGVDFVNLDFLNEEGLIYAGRDAEAAARYFKEQQIDALFIPHVNFGCEEAVCRLADLVDKPVLLWAPRDEAPQPDGYRFRDAQCGLFATSKVLSRFGVKFTYITNCWIDDPAFEKGMRTFLSAAGVVKAMNRPRIGQISVRPNAFWSVKCNEGELLERFGVQVVPITLVELQERFQNLFSAKGPEFEEELARIRGKINRIDVEKEYLDKMCSMKLAIWQWAEEEGLSAAATQCWAPFTAISDIAPCYMMGDSTDDGFPVICECDLHGALTATMALGANGGSEPPFFADLTIRHPENDNAELLWHCGVFPPSLVGEKGVTLGCHQGKGYKCAGQFELKSGDLTITRFDAVNGEYKLLMGEGRTTIGPYSRGSYVWAEFDDWKKWEHKFIYGPYIHHCTGLYGSYAAALYEACKYFPGGITPDPVTPDEDTIHRILRG from the coding sequence ATGTTGGAACGTTTTCAAAAGCGCTATCATATCCGCCTCGGACTGGCACCAACCCGCCGGGCAAATTTCAGCGAAACCGCATTCCGGCTCGACCGCGCGCAGCAGCATAAACAGGCGATCGAAGAAAAACTGCGCAGGATGGGCGTGGATTTTGTAAATCTCGATTTTCTCAATGAGGAAGGGCTGATCTACGCCGGCAGGGACGCCGAAGCGGCAGCGCGTTATTTCAAAGAGCAGCAGATCGACGCGCTGTTTATCCCGCACGTCAATTTTGGCTGCGAAGAGGCGGTCTGCCGTCTGGCCGACCTGGTCGACAAGCCGGTTCTGCTTTGGGCGCCGCGCGACGAAGCGCCGCAGCCGGATGGATACCGGTTCCGGGACGCGCAGTGCGGCCTTTTTGCCACCAGCAAGGTGCTCAGCCGCTTCGGGGTGAAGTTCACCTATATCACCAACTGCTGGATTGACGATCCCGCCTTCGAAAAAGGGATGCGCACCTTCCTGTCCGCCGCCGGCGTGGTCAAGGCCATGAACCGTCCGCGCATCGGCCAGATCAGCGTGCGTCCCAACGCTTTCTGGTCGGTAAAATGCAATGAAGGCGAACTGCTCGAGCGGTTCGGCGTGCAGGTGGTTCCCATCACCCTGGTCGAGCTGCAGGAGCGCTTCCAGAACCTGTTCTCCGCAAAAGGCCCGGAATTTGAAGAGGAGCTTGCGCGTATCCGCGGAAAGATCAACCGGATCGATGTGGAGAAGGAATATCTCGACAAGATGTGCTCGATGAAGCTTGCCATCTGGCAGTGGGCCGAAGAGGAGGGGCTTTCCGCCGCCGCAACCCAGTGCTGGGCCCCGTTTACCGCCATCTCGGACATCGCCCCCTGCTATATGATGGGCGACAGCACCGACGACGGCTTTCCCGTCATCTGTGAATGCGACCTGCACGGTGCGCTCACCGCTACCATGGCGCTCGGCGCAAACGGCGGCAGCGAACCGCCTTTCTTTGCGGATCTCACCATCCGGCATCCGGAAAACGACAATGCGGAACTGCTCTGGCACTGCGGCGTCTTCCCGCCCAGCCTGGTCGGCGAAAAGGGAGTCACGCTGGGCTGTCACCAGGGCAAGGGCTACAAGTGCGCCGGCCAGTTCGAACTCAAAAGCGGAGATCTCACCATCACCCGTTTTGATGCTGTGAACGGTGAATATAAGCTCCTGATGGGCGAAGGCAGAACGACCATCGGTCCATACAGCCGCGGGTCGTACGTCTGGGCGGAATTCGACGACTGGAAAAAGTGGGAGCACAAATTCATCTATGGACCGTACATCCACCATTGCACCGGACTTTACGGCAGTTATGCCGCCGCGCTTTATGAAGCCTGTAAATACTTCCCCGGCGGGATTACACCGGACCCGGTCACCCCTGATGAAGACACGATTCATCGGATCCTGCGGGGCTAA
- a CDS encoding TRAP transporter large permease codes for MQVSTVGLAAIILLILLFMKIPVFVSLLSASVTYFMLTPNIPQLIIAQRVCSGIQSNPLLAIPFFVCSGVFMNYTGVTQRIMDFCSVVTRRMAGGLAQVNVLLSTIMGGLSGSSMADAAMQSKILVPQMEKKGYSKEFSTVVTATSSMITPLIPPGIGMIVYGSIAGVSIGKLFVAGIGPGLLLCVTLMLLVSYISKKRGYEVHRTKDEISITFWQALKNAFFPLCLPIIIIGGIRIGVFTPTEAGSVAVFYALLLGLFYHELRWEHIIEGLKETALTTASIMLIVGSASAFAWVLTKEKIPQTITAFILQVISNKYVFLIIINLMLLFVGMFIEGNAATIILVPILAPIAASYGINEIQFAMVVIFNMALGALSPPVGVLMFITCGITKCKIQKFMREAVPFYILGVVCLFLLTFIQPFTTFFVDLIY; via the coding sequence ATGCAGGTTAGTACGGTTGGCCTAGCAGCAATCATTCTATTGATCCTGTTGTTCATGAAAATCCCGGTTTTTGTTTCCCTGCTTTCGGCATCCGTGACCTATTTTATGCTCACCCCCAATATTCCCCAGCTCATCATTGCGCAGCGGGTGTGCTCGGGCATCCAGAGCAACCCACTGCTTGCTATCCCATTTTTTGTCTGTTCCGGCGTCTTCATGAACTACACCGGCGTTACACAGCGGATCATGGATTTTTGCAGCGTCGTCACCCGGAGGATGGCAGGCGGGTTGGCGCAGGTGAACGTCCTGCTCTCAACGATTATGGGCGGACTCTCTGGGTCAAGTATGGCCGACGCAGCAATGCAGTCAAAAATCCTTGTTCCGCAGATGGAGAAAAAAGGCTACTCGAAGGAATTTTCCACTGTGGTAACTGCCACCTCATCTATGATTACACCGCTCATTCCTCCTGGGATCGGAATGATTGTCTACGGTTCGATTGCGGGCGTATCAATCGGCAAGCTTTTTGTCGCCGGAATTGGTCCAGGGTTGCTGCTCTGTGTGACACTGATGCTGCTCGTATCTTATATCTCTAAAAAACGCGGGTATGAGGTGCATCGAACAAAAGATGAAATTTCGATCACTTTCTGGCAAGCACTGAAAAACGCCTTTTTCCCCCTCTGTCTGCCGATCATCATCATCGGAGGCATTCGAATCGGCGTTTTTACACCGACTGAAGCGGGTTCAGTGGCAGTTTTCTATGCGCTGCTACTCGGCCTCTTCTATCACGAACTTCGTTGGGAGCACATCATAGAAGGGCTCAAGGAAACCGCGCTCACAACGGCGTCGATCATGCTAATTGTCGGTTCTGCGTCGGCATTTGCATGGGTACTCACTAAGGAAAAAATTCCACAGACAATCACCGCGTTTATTCTGCAGGTGATCTCGAACAAGTACGTCTTCCTCATTATTATCAATCTCATGCTGCTTTTTGTTGGCATGTTTATCGAGGGCAATGCGGCGACCATCATCCTTGTCCCAATTCTCGCACCGATCGCCGCAAGCTATGGTATCAATGAGATACAGTTCGCAATGGTTGTGATCTTCAATATGGCGCTGGGCGCACTGTCTCCGCCGGTCGGCGTTCTGATGTTCATCACCTGCGGCATCACCAAATGCAAAATTCAGAAGTTCATGCGGGAAGCGGTTCCGTTTTACATTCTCGGCGTGGTTTGCCTCTTCCTGCTGACTTTCATCCAGCCGTTCACTACCTTCTTCGTGGATTTGATCTATTAA
- a CDS encoding TRAP transporter small permease, protein MKGEKEMATNPWKRTLCNLDLLLAVACLACLITLTFVGVFMRYLFNNPIAWQDEIQMTLIIWVTCFAGSAAFRTGGHIAIDLVVDLFPKAVQRWTGIVIFLISAFVLGFLAWNSMGFVMQQIGNHRVTDVLKFPRALVYAPVPLCSVLMILSFAKTTWREFQEKEVIKDAG, encoded by the coding sequence ATGAAAGGAGAAAAGGAAATGGCTACGAATCCCTGGAAACGGACGCTGTGCAATCTGGATCTGCTGCTTGCAGTGGCCTGCCTCGCCTGTTTAATCACGCTCACTTTTGTGGGAGTATTTATGCGTTATCTTTTCAACAATCCCATTGCCTGGCAGGATGAGATCCAGATGACCCTGATTATTTGGGTGACCTGCTTTGCAGGAAGCGCGGCATTTCGCACAGGTGGACATATTGCGATTGATCTGGTGGTGGATCTTTTCCCCAAGGCTGTCCAGAGATGGACGGGCATCGTAATTTTCCTGATTTCCGCCTTTGTGTTAGGATTTCTGGCCTGGAATAGCATGGGCTTTGTGATGCAACAGATTGGGAATCACCGCGTTACCGACGTGCTCAAGTTTCCTCGCGCGCTTGTATATGCACCGGTGCCGCTGTGTTCGGTGCTGATGATCTTGTCCTTTGCCAAGACGACCTGGCGGGAGTTCCAGGAAAAGGAGGTGATTAAGGATGCAGGTTAG
- a CDS encoding C4-dicarboxylate TRAP transporter substrate-binding protein codes for MKKSITVLLAFIMILSVCLSGCGGNSPASSAAPASSAAAQPAESQPAAEPAADAVVISVGYDNNPGEPLDLACQEWKRLVEEKSNGSIVFELYPSSQLGSMTDLVDQALSGDAVIMNVNAGHFADLGVVGFDVVMAPYLITSFEDYDKVHESDWWNEKAAELEEIGLKIVSGRWHYGVRHLLSKRPIETVADMKGLKVRTPTKTCLIRGMEALGATAVPMSLNEVYVALQQGTIDAVENPLDVLYNGSFQEVAKDLTLTAHSFDVSEWSIGTDFFNSLTPEQQQAILESGEEAALYFNANIGSVADEALEKLKADGVTVHELADLQEFRDASEKYFEAPEFAAWPDDLRQTILDILEA; via the coding sequence ATGAAAAAAAGCATCACCGTTCTGTTGGCGTTTATCATGATCCTTTCCGTCTGCCTTTCCGGCTGCGGCGGAAACTCCCCCGCCAGTTCCGCAGCCCCGGCTTCCTCGGCCGCTGCGCAGCCGGCTGAAAGCCAGCCCGCTGCTGAACCCGCTGCTGATGCCGTCGTGATTTCTGTCGGTTACGACAACAACCCCGGCGAACCGCTCGACCTCGCCTGCCAAGAATGGAAACGTCTGGTCGAAGAAAAATCCAACGGTTCCATCGTTTTCGAACTCTATCCCTCCTCGCAGCTCGGCAGCATGACCGACCTGGTTGACCAGGCGCTTTCGGGCGACGCAGTCATCATGAACGTCAACGCGGGCCATTTCGCGGATCTCGGCGTTGTCGGATTCGACGTGGTGATGGCACCTTACCTGATCACCAGCTTTGAAGATTATGACAAGGTCCATGAGAGCGACTGGTGGAATGAAAAAGCCGCCGAACTCGAAGAGATCGGTCTTAAAATTGTCAGCGGCCGCTGGCATTACGGTGTGCGCCACCTGCTGAGCAAGCGCCCGATCGAGACGGTTGCGGATATGAAGGGTCTCAAGGTCCGCACTCCAACCAAAACCTGCCTCATCCGCGGTATGGAAGCGCTCGGCGCGACTGCAGTTCCGATGTCGCTCAACGAAGTTTATGTAGCGCTTCAGCAGGGAACCATTGACGCGGTTGAGAATCCGCTCGACGTGCTTTATAACGGCTCTTTCCAGGAGGTCGCAAAAGACCTGACCCTGACCGCGCATTCCTTCGACGTCTCCGAGTGGAGCATCGGAACCGACTTCTTCAATTCCCTCACCCCGGAACAGCAGCAGGCGATCCTGGAGTCCGGTGAGGAAGCCGCCCTGTACTTCAACGCAAACATCGGCTCGGTGGCCGACGAAGCGCTGGAAAAGCTCAAGGCGGACGGCGTGACCGTGCATGAACTTGCTGATCTACAGGAATTCCGCGACGCAAGTGAAAAATACTTTGAAGCGCCGGAATTCGCGGCCTGGCCGGACGACCTGCGCCAGACCATCCTCGACATTCTGGAAGCGTAA
- a CDS encoding class II fructose-bisphosphate aldolase — translation MKLNEILENTIPQGYAVGSFSPRYVGMIRPVLEAAQECASPAIVQISQKELNLYGITPKQFAAEFFQQKKELRITVPTTLHLDHTKDFSVIEDAIAAGFESVMIDASEKPFDENAELSRKVVEYAHARGVSVEAELGRIGANDRVETDTDSESYTDPDEAQRFTAYTGCDALAVSVGTAHGVYTVKQPTVDHRIIQAIRKRTPVYLVLHGGSGVPAEMVIGSFTLPGGGISKVNIATDLELSLLAALGVSARQTDAWCGSLSEEALRTGREAVKNTVLDKMVHYLHSNGKAW, via the coding sequence ATGAAACTGAATGAGATTTTGGAAAACACCATCCCGCAGGGCTATGCGGTCGGGTCCTTTTCCCCGCGCTACGTAGGAATGATCCGGCCGGTGCTCGAAGCGGCGCAGGAATGCGCTTCCCCCGCGATTGTACAAATCTCGCAAAAGGAACTTAATCTTTACGGAATAACGCCCAAACAATTCGCGGCGGAGTTTTTTCAGCAGAAAAAGGAGCTTAGGATCACCGTGCCCACCACGCTGCACCTCGATCATACAAAGGATTTTTCGGTGATTGAAGACGCCATTGCGGCGGGATTTGAATCGGTGATGATCGACGCCTCCGAAAAGCCGTTTGACGAGAACGCGGAGCTCAGCCGCAAGGTCGTGGAGTATGCGCATGCGCGCGGCGTCAGCGTCGAGGCGGAGCTTGGGCGGATCGGCGCGAACGACCGGGTGGAGACCGACACCGACAGCGAAAGCTACACCGATCCGGACGAAGCGCAGAGATTTACCGCATACACCGGCTGCGACGCGCTTGCCGTTTCGGTCGGCACCGCCCATGGGGTGTATACGGTCAAACAGCCCACCGTCGATCACAGGATCATCCAGGCCATTCGGAAGCGCACGCCGGTCTATCTCGTGTTGCACGGCGGTTCGGGGGTTCCCGCTGAAATGGTGATCGGGTCTTTCACCCTGCCGGGCGGCGGCATCAGCAAAGTGAATATCGCAACCGACCTGGAACTGTCCCTGCTCGCGGCGCTCGGAGTATCCGCGCGCCAAACCGACGCATGGTGCGGGTCTCTCAGCGAAGAGGCACTGCGCACGGGCCGCGAAGCGGTAAAGAATACCGTTCTGGACAAGATGGTCCATTATCTGCACAGCAACGGAAAAGCGTGGTAG
- a CDS encoding FGGY-family carbohydrate kinase, with translation MSKACYLGIDLGTTNSKVGVLDENWELVHLAHVPTPQKKDRTGAQVYDGEGIWLALRPLIQKAAQAFPLRAIGITSMAEPGVLVERHTGRVCGDMQSWSDQRSAVFSQRVSENETDEALFYRAGMHNSHKYSAYKALAQLAEQGRSPEGMVFLQAAPYLAWRLTGCFGIDPTLALRTYAYSITQQCYDTDFLHSLGLPASLFPPVLPSGKAVGVLNPALQKAFGCGAIPVAVCGHDHMCAAASVGAVDDGSLFLSLGTTGVLLGSFPARPLQKPDFENGYSYGLHAVPGQMTWLGAIQAAGSAIDWGKRILGLPEDDYRTFDELLAPKIGTVGEILFFPYLAGSGAPMLDKDVRGGFLGLGLQHNRQDLAYAIVEGLGYEIRLIREHSPAARQVRTVHAVGGGTRNRALMQVLADMLGCEVIPAECGEAALAGAAMLASGIPLEKIHSENPPSLRGRESFLPDAERHSRYRKTYESLYLPMQQIIRRYR, from the coding sequence ATGAGCAAAGCCTGTTATCTGGGCATCGATCTTGGGACAACGAACAGCAAGGTCGGCGTTCTGGATGAAAACTGGGAGCTTGTCCATCTGGCGCATGTGCCGACGCCCCAAAAGAAAGACCGCACCGGCGCGCAGGTCTATGACGGCGAGGGCATCTGGCTGGCGCTGCGGCCCCTGATCCAAAAGGCCGCGCAGGCATTCCCGCTGCGTGCGATCGGCATCACCAGCATGGCCGAACCCGGCGTGCTGGTCGAGCGGCACACCGGCAGGGTTTGCGGAGATATGCAGTCCTGGTCGGACCAGCGCTCCGCGGTATTTTCTCAAAGGGTTTCGGAAAATGAGACGGACGAAGCACTCTTTTACCGCGCCGGGATGCACAACAGCCACAAATATTCCGCATATAAAGCGCTCGCACAGCTGGCGGAACAGGGCCGCTCCCCCGAGGGCATGGTCTTTCTGCAGGCCGCGCCATATCTCGCCTGGCGGCTCACCGGCTGTTTTGGGATCGATCCGACGCTTGCGCTACGCACCTACGCCTATTCGATCACACAACAGTGCTACGATACAGATTTTCTTCATTCGCTTGGCCTGCCTGCCAGCCTGTTCCCGCCGGTTCTTCCCAGCGGAAAAGCCGTCGGCGTCCTGAATCCGGCGCTTCAAAAAGCCTTTGGCTGCGGGGCGATCCCAGTGGCGGTCTGCGGGCACGACCACATGTGCGCGGCCGCCTCGGTTGGCGCGGTGGACGACGGAAGCCTGTTCCTTTCGCTTGGGACCACCGGGGTGCTGCTGGGAAGTTTCCCGGCGCGCCCGCTGCAAAAGCCCGATTTTGAAAACGGCTATTCCTACGGTCTGCACGCTGTTCCCGGCCAGATGACCTGGCTGGGCGCCATCCAGGCAGCGGGCAGCGCGATCGACTGGGGGAAGCGGATCCTCGGCCTTCCCGAGGATGACTACCGCACGTTCGACGAGCTGCTCGCGCCGAAAATCGGGACGGTGGGCGAAATCCTCTTTTTCCCGTACCTTGCCGGAAGCGGAGCGCCGATGCTCGACAAGGACGTGCGCGGTGGATTCCTGGGGCTCGGCTTGCAGCACAACCGACAGGATCTCGCCTATGCGATCGTCGAAGGGCTGGGCTACGAAATCCGATTGATCCGGGAGCATTCACCGGCCGCCCGGCAGGTGCGGACCGTGCATGCGGTCGGCGGCGGGACCCGCAACCGGGCGCTCATGCAGGTGCTGGCAGATATGCTCGGCTGCGAAGTGATCCCGGCGGAATGCGGCGAAGCGGCGCTCGCCGGCGCGGCGATGCTTGCCTCCGGGATCCCGCTGGAAAAAATCCACAGCGAAAACCCTCCCAGCCTGCGCGGACGGGAATCGTTCCTGCCGGACGCAGAACGGCACAGCCGCTATCGAAAGACCTATGAGTCCCTTTACCTGCCGATGCAGCAGATAATCCGGCGATACCGGTGA
- a CDS encoding aspartate/glutamate racemase family protein has translation MGKIAILHTTSATIAPLTAMLKEACPGAQIENFADDSILPMLIQDENTLPYALEKLLCYARFAERQQAQVILSACSSVGEFKQFAAGKISVPIVRIDDPVSDLAATRGGRILVLATLPSTLRPSCGLLRGKAKPGASVEPLLVEDAYQALISGDKPLHDQLIAKAAADACEKGDVVFLAQASMADAARQLPKAAQEKILFSTGPAVEAVAALYQRLNAEI, from the coding sequence GTGGGAAAAATAGCAATTCTACATACCACGTCGGCGACGATCGCACCGCTGACCGCCATGCTGAAAGAGGCCTGCCCGGGCGCGCAGATCGAAAACTTTGCGGACGATTCGATCCTCCCGATGCTCATCCAGGACGAAAACACCCTGCCCTATGCGCTTGAGAAGCTGCTCTGTTATGCTCGGTTCGCCGAACGCCAGCAGGCGCAGGTCATCCTGAGCGCCTGTTCTTCGGTCGGAGAATTCAAGCAGTTCGCCGCCGGGAAAATCTCCGTCCCGATCGTGCGCATCGACGATCCGGTCAGCGACCTGGCGGCCACGCGGGGCGGCCGGATCCTTGTGCTCGCAACGCTGCCGTCTACGCTACGCCCATCCTGCGGGCTTTTGCGCGGCAAGGCGAAACCGGGCGCTTCGGTGGAGCCGCTCCTGGTGGAAGACGCTTATCAGGCGCTCATCTCCGGCGACAAACCCCTGCACGACCAGCTGATCGCAAAGGCCGCCGCCGACGCCTGCGAAAAAGGCGACGTGGTCTTTCTGGCACAGGCTTCCATGGCGGACGCCGCGCGGCAGCTTCCGAAAGCCGCGCAGGAAAAGATCCTGTTTTCCACCGGGCCGGCTGTGGAGGCGGTCGCCGCGCTTTACCAGCGGCTGAATGCAGAGATATGA
- a CDS encoding class II aldolase/adducin family protein: MDRQLQQKMETAIWIGRSLFERGKTAGSSANMSFLHEGTLYITGSGTCFGTLTPEDFSRVGLADGEHTGGIKPSKELPLHQHLYQKSDAVQAVIHTHSFYAALWSCLPHPNPLDVIPSHTPYLKMKLGTVGLIPYAKPGSQELFSLFAERVGLSDGYLLANHGPVVAGKNLMDAFFALEELEESAHIAWELRGESLPTI; this comes from the coding sequence ATGGACCGGCAATTGCAGCAAAAAATGGAGACCGCGATCTGGATCGGCAGAAGCCTTTTCGAACGGGGTAAGACGGCGGGCTCTTCGGCCAATATGAGCTTTCTGCACGAAGGAACCCTCTATATCACCGGCAGCGGCACCTGTTTCGGCACCCTTACGCCGGAGGATTTTTCCCGCGTCGGGCTTGCCGACGGCGAACACACCGGCGGGATCAAACCCAGCAAGGAGCTGCCGCTGCACCAGCATCTCTATCAAAAAAGCGATGCCGTCCAGGCGGTGATCCACACCCACAGCTTCTATGCGGCGCTGTGGTCCTGCCTGCCGCATCCGAATCCGCTGGACGTGATCCCAAGCCATACCCCTTACCTCAAGATGAAGCTTGGCACCGTCGGGCTGATCCCATATGCAAAACCTGGCTCGCAGGAGCTTTTCAGCCTGTTTGCCGAACGGGTGGGCCTCAGCGACGGGTACCTGCTCGCAAACCACGGGCCGGTCGTCGCAGGCAAAAACCTGATGGACGCCTTTTTTGCACTGGAGGAGCTTGAGGAAAGCGCGCATATCGCATGGGAACTGCGCGGCGAATCGCTCCCAACCATCTGA
- the otnK gene encoding 3-oxo-tetronate kinase produces MNLKTGGISLGCVADDFTGASDAASFLAQQGIKTVLFNGIPHDETAAADCTAAVIALKTRSIDPKDAVADTRAAFRWLDTHGARQLYLKYCSTFDSTPKGNIGPAIDSTLEDYHIKYTLLCPSLPVNKRTVRDGCLYVDGVPLNQSPMKDHPLNPMWDSDIGRLMQPQGKYPTLVLDARTLAKTPAEIRAFVDEYGRDKEHFYLVPDYETEEQGRRIAEVFGGLRLLTGGSGLTAHLAALCREGSTAACDIVSSKTPGRGIVLSGSCSKATRGQILTFQQSGGKSLAVSPAKLLSGEQTVDGIWHFVQEHPQDDVLLYSAGAVQTEERRLETEEARKRASRMLEQTMAEAGKRAVENGFTRIIAAGGETSGAITLALGFDAFLIGESIAPGVPVMVPLQKQEIRLVLKSGNFGQPDFFARALHRTRG; encoded by the coding sequence ATGAACCTGAAAACAGGCGGTATTTCCCTCGGCTGTGTGGCCGATGACTTTACCGGGGCCAGCGACGCAGCATCCTTCCTTGCGCAGCAGGGAATCAAAACGGTGCTTTTCAACGGGATCCCGCATGATGAAACAGCAGCCGCGGACTGTACCGCAGCGGTCATCGCCCTGAAGACCCGCAGTATCGATCCGAAGGATGCGGTCGCCGATACGCGCGCCGCCTTCCGCTGGCTTGACACACACGGGGCCAGACAGCTTTACCTCAAATACTGCTCGACCTTTGATTCCACTCCAAAAGGGAATATCGGCCCCGCCATTGACAGCACACTGGAAGATTATCACATAAAGTATACCCTCCTCTGCCCATCGCTTCCCGTCAATAAACGCACGGTCCGGGACGGGTGCCTATATGTGGACGGCGTGCCGTTGAATCAAAGCCCGATGAAGGACCATCCGCTCAATCCGATGTGGGATTCGGACATCGGTCGGCTGATGCAGCCCCAGGGGAAATATCCCACCCTTGTGCTTGACGCGCGGACGCTTGCAAAAACCCCCGCCGAAATACGCGCATTTGTGGACGAATATGGTAGGGACAAAGAACATTTCTACCTCGTGCCCGATTATGAAACCGAGGAACAGGGCCGCAGGATCGCGGAGGTTTTCGGCGGTCTCAGACTGCTGACCGGCGGCTCGGGGCTGACGGCACACTTGGCCGCACTGTGCCGGGAGGGCTCCACCGCCGCATGTGACATCGTCTCATCCAAAACGCCCGGCCGCGGGATCGTCCTCTCGGGCAGCTGTTCAAAAGCCACTAGGGGACAGATCCTGACCTTTCAGCAGAGCGGCGGAAAATCGCTTGCAGTATCTCCCGCAAAACTGCTTTCCGGCGAACAGACCGTCGATGGGATCTGGCATTTCGTGCAGGAGCATCCGCAGGACGATGTGCTTCTTTACAGCGCCGGCGCGGTGCAAACCGAGGAGCGCCGGTTGGAAACGGAAGAGGCCCGGAAGCGGGCCTCCCGGATGCTGGAACAGACGATGGCTGAAGCAGGGAAGCGGGCTGTTGAAAACGGCTTCACCCGGATCATCGCCGCGGGCGGCGAAACCTCCGGAGCGATCACCCTCGCGCTGGGCTTCGACGCCTTCCTGATTGGGGAGAGCATCGCCCCCGGCGTCCCGGTCATGGTTCCGCTTCAAAAGCAGGAAATCCGTCTCGTGCTCAAATCCGGCAACTTTGGCCAGCCGGATTTCTTTGCACGCGCGCTTCATAGGACAAGGGGGTGA